GACGACGGCGAGGTCGTTCGTGTCGTTGAGCAGGTTGCGCTCGAAGGTGTTGGTCAAAGTGGACAGCCGCTGGTTCAGCGCGGTCAGCCGCGTCTTGGCCTCGTCATCCAGGCCCGCGCCCGCGTGCGTCATCTCCCGGTGATGGCGTTCCACCAGATACCGCTGCTCGGCGTCGAGGTCCAGAGCATCGCGCTGCTCGTACACCTGCCGTATCCGCCAGTACAGGGCGCCGTCGAGCGTGATCGCGTCCTGGTGTGCGGCCATGAGCGGCGCGAGCTGCTCGTCGATCTCCTGGATCTCCGGCGTCGCGTCTGCTGAGCTCACGGTGTAGAAGACGTGTGCGACGCGGTCGAGCAACTCGCCGGAGCGTTCCAGAGCCTCCACGGTGTTCTCGAACGTCGGCATCGACCGGACCATCGTGATGCGCTGGATCTCGCGGAGCTGCTCGTCGAACCCCGCCTGGAACGCCGGGAGATAGTGCTCGGGCCGGATCGCCGGGTAGTCGGGGAGGCCGTACGGGAGGGGCGACGGCTGCAGCAACGGGTTCGTGGCGTCGGTCATCCTCCGAGCCTATCCATCGACCTGCGCAGGCTCAGGAACCGTCTTCGCTCAGGCGCGTCATCACCCGCCGCAGTGCTTCCACGACCGTGCGGACCGAGCGTCGACGCAGGTTCTCCGGACGTGCGAGCACGTCGATCATCCGATGGGTGCTCACCCCTTCGAGCGGGATGCGCACGATGTCCCGATCGTCCACACTGCGCGACGTGTATCGTGGCAGCATCCCGAGCACCCCGCCGGCGGCGACCACGGCGGAGACGGCACCGTAGTCGTTGATGCGGTGATGGATCTCGACGGGCCGGTTGGCGACGGCGGACACGGCGCGGAGCACGTCGTCGGGGGAGTAGCCGATGCGGCTGGTGACCCACCGTTCGCCGGCGACATCGGCCGGTATGAGGCTCGACCGGGTGGAGAGCGGGTGCGACTTCGACAGGGCGACGTCGAGGGGCTCGCGTACGAGCGTCAGACTCCGCATCCCCGCTGTCGGCCAAGGTGCCGAATGCTCCATGCGATGCGCCAGGACGAGATCGTAGCGCGCCGTCAATGCGGGGAACTCGCTCTGTGCGACATCTTCGTCGGTCACCTGCACGCTCGGTGCGGACGCGTCGCCCGTGAACTCGCGCAACAAGGGTCCGAACAGCGCTTGCCCCACGCTGTGGAATCCGCTGACGCTGACGACCCCGGTCGGGGAGTCCTCGAACTCCTCCACGGCATGCCGGGCTGCGGCCATGGCATCGATCGCCTCGGTCGCCGCCGCTGCGAGGACCGCGCCCGCGGGAGTGAGGGAGAGGGTCCGTCCCTGCTTCTTGGTGAGGGGTGTGGGGAAGCCTCTCTGGAGTGCCGTGAGCTGCTGCGAGACCGCGGAGGGGGTGACCCGGAGGGCGTCGGCCACGGCCGTGACGCTTCCGAGCGCGCCGAGTTCGCGCAGGATCTGCAACTGATGGAGCTCCATCCGCAAAACATTAGCATTTGCTAAATGATCACTGCAGACGATGGCGATTGCTCTACATGGTCGGATGCGGTGGGATCGGAAGCATGAAGGCACTGTTCAAGGATGCACCGGGTGCCGGGCTCGAGCTCGTCGAGCGTCCGGACCCGACCGCCGGCCCCGATGAGGTCGTGATCCGGGTCCTGCGCACCGGGATCTGCGGCACCGACCTGCACATCCTCCGCTGGGACGACTGGGCGGCCTCGGCGATCGCCGCCCCGCTGATCCCCGGCCATGAGTTCTACGGCGAGGTCGTTGAGGTGGGACCCTCGGTGCACGACATCGCCGTCGGGGACCGCGTCTCGGGAGAAGGGCACATCGTGTGTGGCACGTGCCGCAACTGTCGAGCAGGTCGTCGTCAGATGTGCATCCGCACGATCGGCCTCGGGCTGCAGCGGGACGGCGCCTTCGCGGAGTTCCTCGCGCTGCCCGCGGCGAACGTCTGGGTGCATCACGCCGATGTGACGCCGGAGCTCGGAGCGATCTTCGATCCGCTGGGGAACGCCGTCCACACGGCGCTGACCTTCCCGCTCGTCGGCGAAGACGTTCTGGTGACGGGCTGCGGTCCGATCGGACTCATGGCGATCGCCGTCGCCCGGCACGCCGGAGCCCGCTTCATCGCGGCGACCGATGTGAGCGCCCCGCGGCTGGAGATGGCACGCCGGATGGGCGCCGACGAGGTCGTCGACGTCTCGGTGCGGGACATCCGCGACGCGCAGCACGCCCTCGGCATGCGGGAAGGCTTCGACATCGGATTCGAGATGAGCGGCGCGGCATCGGCGCTCCCGGCGCTGATCGACAACATGAACCACGGCGGGCGCATCGCCATGCTCGGTCTGCCGAGCAGCGGCTTCGAGATCGACTGGGGCAAGCTGGTCACCCACATGCTCACGATCAAGGGGATCTACGGGCGCGAGATGTTCGAGACCTGGAACGCGATGGGGGCGATGCTCCAGACGAGCGCGACCCTGCGCGATGCCATCGGACGTGTGATCGCCGACGTCGTCCCGGTGCGCGACTGGCGAAGAGGCTTCGCTGCGGCGGAGTCAGCGGGAACAGGCAAGATCATCCTCGACTGGACGGAGTTGTGATGTACGGAACCTTCAAGGACCACGTGGCGGGAGAGCTGGCGGCCATCGAGGAGGCCGGGCTCACCAAGCATGAGCGTGGCATTCGCGGCCCCCAGAGTGCCGAGATCACGGCGGACGGCGCGGAGGTGCTGAACTTCTGCGCGAACAACTACCTCGGCCTCGCCGATGACCCGCGCATCCTGGATGCGGCGACCGGGGCACTGCAGGAATGGGGCTACGGGCTCGCGAGCGTCCGCTTCATCTGCGGTACGCAGGAGCAGCATCTCGAGCTCGAACGCCGTCTCGCCGACTTCCTCGGGACGGACGAAGCGATCCTCTACTCGTCATGCTTCGATGCGAACGGGGGAGTGTTCGAGACGCTCTTCTCCGCGGAGGACGCCATCATCTCGGACGAGCTCAACCACGCGTCGATCATCGACGGCATCCGGCTCTCGAAGGCGCGCAGGCTCCGCTACCGCAACCGTGACCTGGCCGACCTCGAGGAGCAGCTGCGGGCGGCGTCGGATGCGCGGCACAGGGTCATCGTGACCGACGGGGTCTTCTCGATGGACGGCTACATCGCACCCCTCGCTGCGATCTGCGACCTGGCCGAGCGCTACGACGCCCTGGTGTTCGTGGACGACTCCCATGCCGTCGGGTTCGTGGGCGAGAACGGGCGGGGGACGCCGGAGCTGTGCGGGGTCGCCGACCGCGTCGACATCTACACCGGAACATTCGGGAAGGCCCTGGGCGGAGCATCCGGCGGCTACGTCGCATCGCATGCGGAGATCGTCGCGCTGCTGCGTCAGCGTTCGCGCCCGTACCTGTTCTCGAACACGCTCGCGCCCGCGATCGTCGCCGGGACCCTGACCGCACTCGATCTCGTGGAGGGCTCGGCAGACCTCCGGTCGCGTCTGCGCAGCAACGCGGCACTCTTCCGCGAGCGGATGGAAGCCGAGGGATTCGACCTGCTTCCCGGTGAGCATCCGATCGTCCCGGTGATGTTCGGGGATGCCGCGAAGACAGGGCGGATCGCTCGCGAGATGCAGGAGCGGGGGGTCTACGTCACCGCCTTCAGCTTCCCGGTCGTCCCCCGCGACCTGGCGCGGATACGGGTGCAGCTCTCGGCGGCGCACACGCCGGAGCAGGTGGAGAGATGTGTCGCGGCGTTCGTCGCGGCCCGTGCTGCCGTGGCCTAGACGGGAGTGCAAAGGAAACCTTGCAAAGAAGTACTTGCAAAGAAGTCTTTGCAAGAGTATCTTTGCATGCATGACGAACGAGACGCAGGTACGCACCCTCGACGCCGGTGCACTGAAGGCTCTGGCGCATCCGCTCCGAGTGAAGATCTTCGACCTGCTCGCCTCACGCGGCCCGCAGACCGCCAGCTCACTCGCGGCCCTCGTCGGAGAGACCTCCGGATCCACGAGTTATCACCTCCGCGCTCTCGCCGCCCATGACCTGATCCGCGAGGTCGAGGGGCGGGGCACCGCACGGGAGCGCTGGTGGGAGCGGCCCAAGGGGCGCATCGACGTGCCCGGGCCCGATGACATGACGTCGCCGGCCAACCGCGCGGCGGCACAGATCGTGACCTCGGAGTTCTTCCGCCTGCGTCACGAGACGTTGATGTCGTACCTGAACCGCCCGCAGTCGGAGGTGCCCGAGGCCTGGAGCGAGGTGGGAATCACGATCACGACCCACCTCGACATGACTCCCGACCAGGCGATGTCCCTTCGGCAGGAGCTCGAGGCGATCGTCGAGAGTGCCATCGAGCGCTACCGAGGTCAGACCGGACCCGACGTGCGGCGGGTATCGCTCCGCGCGGAACTCTTCGACCTGCCGACGCCGTCGACCGCGGTGCAGGGTTCGACCGACGATGCTGTGGAGGAATCATGACCAGTGCGACACTTCACCTGACGGCGCCGACGCAGACCGAGCGGGGGCTGCTGAAGCTGGCCGACCGCCTCACGGTCTACGTCGAGCACCGGATCGCCCGACGTGCACAGAAGCGCGTGCTCGCGCTCGTCCTCCTTCGCGAACAGCAGGCGCGCCGACACGATCCCCGCGCGGTGGACCACCTGCTCGCGCAGCTGGGGGCTCCCCGCCGCTGACTGTTCCGGACACGCGCCGACGCCCCCGCTGAATGCCGAGACCCCCTGCTGCCTACGCGGCCAGCAGGGGGTCTCGGCGCTACACGGGGGTCTCGCGTCAGTCCTCGAAGGGGCGCGCGATGATCTCGCCGGAGCGGTCCTGGAAGACCTCCCAGCCGGCATCGAGCTCTGCGATCGCGCGGCCCTCGAGCCACGTGAGCGTCCAGTGGCCCGTGAGACCTTTCGACTCCACCTCGGCGATGGCGGCCCGGAGGGACGCGGGCACCGAGGCCGGAGCTTCCGACCCTGCGGCCCAGCGCGTACCGAGCTGCATCAGGATGCCTCGACCGGGGCGAGCTCGATCGCCGTCACCGCGAACTCCTCCGATTCACTGAACTCGAGCTCGGCGATGCGACCGACCGCACGCAGGTCGTCCGCCGCTGCACGGAGTGCGTCGAGCTTCACGGAAGGCGCGGAGATCGCGGCGCGGGACACCGGGGTCTTCTGCGACGCCTTGGCTTCGGTCTTCGCACGACGGATGCCGATCAGCGCCTCGCTCGCGGCGGCGAGGACCGCCGGATCGCCGTCGATGCCGAGGGGCGTCGGCCACGCGGCCGTGTGCACCGAACCCTCCTCGAACCACGACCAGGACTCTTCGGTCGCGAACGAGAGCACCGGGGCGAGCAGACGGAGCAGCGTCGAGAGCGCAAGGCGCAGCGAGAGTGCCGCGGAGGCCTGCCCCACGTCGGTCTGGTCGTAGGCACGCTCCTTGACCAGTTCGAGGTAGTCGTCGCAGAACGTCCAGAAGAACGCCTCCGTGAGCTCCAGGGCCCGCGCGGCGTCATACCGGTCGAAGGCCTTCGTGGCTTCGACGACCACGTCGTCGAGCGCGGTCAGCATCGACGCATCCAGTGCGTGGGTCACCTGCGCACCTTCCGGCACGGGGAACGACAGCACGAACTTCGCGGCGTTGAGCACCTTGATCGCCAGACGGCGGCCGATCTTCACCTGCGTGGGGTTCTGCGGGTCGAAGGCGGCGTCCATGCCGAGGCGGCTCGATGCGGCCCAGTAGCGCACCGCGTCCGAGCCGTGGGCGTCGAGCACGTCGGCGGGAGTGACGACGTTCCCCTTCGACTTCGACATCTTCTTGCGGTCGGGATCGACGATGAAGCCGGAGATCGCGGCGTTGCGCCACGGTGTCCGGTCATCCTCGAGCGTGGAACGCAGCATCGTGGAGAAGAGCCAGGTGCGGATGATGTCCTGTCCCTGCGGGCGGAGATCGAACGGCGCAGTGAGCTGCCAGAGCTCCTCGTCGCGCTGCCAGCCCCCGGCCAGCTGCGGCGTGAGCGACGATGTCGCCCAGGTGTCGAGGATGTCCGCTTCGGCCTCGAACCCGCTCGGCACACCGCGCTGGTCCTCGGTGTACCCCGCCGGCACATCGGTCGTCGGGTCGATCGGGAGCGTCGCCGCATCCGGGGTGAGCACGCGGTCGTAATCGCGCTCCCCGTTCTCGTCGAGGGCGTACCAGAGGGGGATCGGCACGCCGAAGAAACGCTGACGGGACACCAGCCAGTCGCCGGTCAGGCCACCGACCCAGTTCTCGTACCGCACCCGCATGAACTCCGGGTGCCAGGCCAGTTCCTGACCGTGTGCGAGGAGCTTGTCGCGCAGCTCGCCGTCACGGGCGCCGTTGCGGATGTACCACTGGCGCGTGGAGACGATCTCGAGCGGACGGTCGCCCTTCTCGAAGAACTTCACGGCGTGGTTGAAGGGCTTGCCGACCGCGGTCATGTCGCCGGTCGCCTGCAGCTTCTCGACGATCGCCTTGCGCGCGCTGAAGACGGTCTTGCCCGCGAGCTCCTCGGCGTACCAGGCGATCGCGTCGCTGTTCGCCACAGAGGAGGGTGCTTCGGGCAGGAAGCGACCATCGAGGCCGATCGTGGTCATGTTCGGCAGCGGCTGGTCCTCGGTGGTCCGCAGCTCGCGCCACCACACGATGTCGGTGACGTCACCGAAGGTGCAGACCATCGCCGCGCCGGTGCCCTTGTCGGGCTGGGCGAGGTGATGACCGTGGATCTCGATCTCCGCACCGAAGAACGGCGTCGTCACCTTGGTGCCGATGAGGTGCTTGTGGGGCCCTTCCGGATGCGTCACGAGAGCGATGCAGGCGGGAAGCAGCTCCGGGCGGGTGGTGTCGATGGCGATCGATCCCGAGCCGTCGGCGAAGGGGAACTCGATCGTGTGATACGCCGCCTGCTGGTCGCGGTCCTCGAGCTCGGCCTGCGCGATCGCGGAGCGGAAGTCGATGTCCCACAGGGTCGGGGCCAGGGCCTGGTAGGCTTCGCCGCGCTCGATGTTGCGGAGGAACGCGAGCTGGCTCTGACGGATCGTGTCGTCCGAGATCGTGCGGTAGGTCTGCGTCCAGTCCACGCTCAGACCGAGCTGGCGGAACAGCGCCTCGAACTGCTTCTCATCCTCGATCGTGAGGCGCTCGCAGAGCTCGATGAAGTTGCGACGGCTGATCGGCTGCTGGTC
Above is a window of Microbacterium aurugineum DNA encoding:
- the valS gene encoding valine--tRNA ligase — translated: MPASESTQNQIPDKPVLEGLEAKWDSAWAEQGTYLFDRLRAAQAGREGVYSIDTPPPTASGSLHIGHVFSYTHTDVKARYERMRGKTVFYPMGWDDNGLPTERRVQNYYGVRCDPSLPYTPDFVPPFEGGDNKSSRAADQQPISRRNFIELCERLTIEDEKQFEALFRQLGLSVDWTQTYRTISDDTIRQSQLAFLRNIERGEAYQALAPTLWDIDFRSAIAQAELEDRDQQAAYHTIEFPFADGSGSIAIDTTRPELLPACIALVTHPEGPHKHLIGTKVTTPFFGAEIEIHGHHLAQPDKGTGAAMVCTFGDVTDIVWWRELRTTEDQPLPNMTTIGLDGRFLPEAPSSVANSDAIAWYAEELAGKTVFSARKAIVEKLQATGDMTAVGKPFNHAVKFFEKGDRPLEIVSTRQWYIRNGARDGELRDKLLAHGQELAWHPEFMRVRYENWVGGLTGDWLVSRQRFFGVPIPLWYALDENGERDYDRVLTPDAATLPIDPTTDVPAGYTEDQRGVPSGFEAEADILDTWATSSLTPQLAGGWQRDEELWQLTAPFDLRPQGQDIIRTWLFSTMLRSTLEDDRTPWRNAAISGFIVDPDRKKMSKSKGNVVTPADVLDAHGSDAVRYWAASSRLGMDAAFDPQNPTQVKIGRRLAIKVLNAAKFVLSFPVPEGAQVTHALDASMLTALDDVVVEATKAFDRYDAARALELTEAFFWTFCDDYLELVKERAYDQTDVGQASAALSLRLALSTLLRLLAPVLSFATEESWSWFEEGSVHTAAWPTPLGIDGDPAVLAAASEALIGIRRAKTEAKASQKTPVSRAAISAPSVKLDALRAAADDLRAVGRIAELEFSESEEFAVTAIELAPVEAS
- the tdh gene encoding L-threonine 3-dehydrogenase — protein: MKALFKDAPGAGLELVERPDPTAGPDEVVIRVLRTGICGTDLHILRWDDWAASAIAAPLIPGHEFYGEVVEVGPSVHDIAVGDRVSGEGHIVCGTCRNCRAGRRQMCIRTIGLGLQRDGAFAEFLALPAANVWVHHADVTPELGAIFDPLGNAVHTALTFPLVGEDVLVTGCGPIGLMAIAVARHAGARFIAATDVSAPRLEMARRMGADEVVDVSVRDIRDAQHALGMREGFDIGFEMSGAASALPALIDNMNHGGRIAMLGLPSSGFEIDWGKLVTHMLTIKGIYGREMFETWNAMGAMLQTSATLRDAIGRVIADVVPVRDWRRGFAAAESAGTGKIILDWTEL
- a CDS encoding glycine C-acetyltransferase codes for the protein MYGTFKDHVAGELAAIEEAGLTKHERGIRGPQSAEITADGAEVLNFCANNYLGLADDPRILDAATGALQEWGYGLASVRFICGTQEQHLELERRLADFLGTDEAILYSSCFDANGGVFETLFSAEDAIISDELNHASIIDGIRLSKARRLRYRNRDLADLEEQLRAASDARHRVIVTDGVFSMDGYIAPLAAICDLAERYDALVFVDDSHAVGFVGENGRGTPELCGVADRVDIYTGTFGKALGGASGGYVASHAEIVALLRQRSRPYLFSNTLAPAIVAGTLTALDLVEGSADLRSRLRSNAALFRERMEAEGFDLLPGEHPIVPVMFGDAAKTGRIAREMQERGVYVTAFSFPVVPRDLARIRVQLSAAHTPEQVERCVAAFVAARAAVA
- a CDS encoding ArsR/SmtB family transcription factor — its product is MTNETQVRTLDAGALKALAHPLRVKIFDLLASRGPQTASSLAALVGETSGSTSYHLRALAAHDLIREVEGRGTARERWWERPKGRIDVPGPDDMTSPANRAAAQIVTSEFFRLRHETLMSYLNRPQSEVPEAWSEVGITITTHLDMTPDQAMSLRQELEAIVESAIERYRGQTGPDVRRVSLRAELFDLPTPSTAVQGSTDDAVEES
- a CDS encoding LysR family transcriptional regulator, whose product is MELHQLQILRELGALGSVTAVADALRVTPSAVSQQLTALQRGFPTPLTKKQGRTLSLTPAGAVLAAAATEAIDAMAAARHAVEEFEDSPTGVVSVSGFHSVGQALFGPLLREFTGDASAPSVQVTDEDVAQSEFPALTARYDLVLAHRMEHSAPWPTAGMRSLTLVREPLDVALSKSHPLSTRSSLIPADVAGERWVTSRIGYSPDDVLRAVSAVANRPVEIHHRINDYGAVSAVVAAGGVLGMLPRYTSRSVDDRDIVRIPLEGVSTHRMIDVLARPENLRRRSVRTVVEALRRVMTRLSEDGS